The genomic DNA CATCATCCAGGTAAGACATCACGCAACAACTACCATCGAGGTTTTCAATGTCGCGTCATCACTTGTTCCTCTGGTGTGATGGTTGTGCTTATATGTTTGCTCAGACCCGCATTCTCAAACCTTTCGTAGCTTACACACcctcatttgataaggctttcgggttgtgggtatttccgtgggttgttttatgagtctaatgatagtttaacaaggcctctgcactatgaatgtgaaaaacactcatgagaatctgaCTAATCTCCTCTGTGACCTTTGGAATACtgattgtgagagccgaaagcgtctgagaatgcgggCTTTCATGTTCCTTGAGCTTAACGACGGACACCTTTGGCCTGCCCCGTGTgtgagggtcgtattataagacatttcgtcgcccaagaacacatatttgaaaaggctttcgtaggagttgtgggcatttccaggggtagttttatgaccctggtggtagtttgacccttcttctgtaccatgaacctaaagaaacacttattagaactcgagtgaccccctctttgacctttagaattagctgatgtgagaagtgaaactgtcttataataccgtgAGTGTCTTCCCTTGCCTGCAGGTGGCCAACGTGGGGCCCATCGCCTACTCCATCGTCAGGAGCCTGCGTCCCGACCAGCGCCCCGCCTCTGTGGTGTACGGAGTGCTGGCCCTCGGCTGCGTGGCCTCCCTCTTGCTGGCGTTGCTGTGGGACAAGACGTCATGGGTGAACGGGACGGAGCACTCCACGGCACTTCTGTCGATGGTGTTCCTGTTGGCGCTGGTCGACTGTACATCCTCGGTGCTCTTCCTGCCCTACATGGCCGTCTGGAGGGAGATCTACCTGTCTTCCTACCTAGTGGGGGAGGGCCTCTCGGGGCTGCTGCCGGCGCTGATGGCTCTGGGGCAGGGCGTGGGGGGAAACACCAAGTGTGCTAACGTGACCAAGTTCAACGAAACTCTGAACTTCAACTACACCGTGATGGAGCCGGTGCCGCTCAACCCACGCTTCTCCGTgacttcgttcttcttcttcctgatggcgatgatggtggcGAGCGGCCTGGCCTTCACCCTGCTGGAGCACCTGCCCACCATCAGGAGCGAACGCGTCGTCCACACCTTCTCGCCGAGCTTCAGCGTGACTGTACTGGACGCCTCGCAGTCCAACGCCCACCTGACCAGCATGCCCACCGTGGCCAAGGAGAAGGGAGGCATGTCCCGCTCCGTCTACTGGCTCATGCTGGCGGGCCAAACGTGGGCCTGCAGCCTCACCAACGGCGTCCTGCCCTCCATACAGTCCTACTCCTGCGGGGCGTACGGGAACGTGGCCTACCACCTGGCCGTCACGCTTTCCGCCCTGGCCAATCCCGCGGCGGCCCTCCTGTCCCTGGTGCTGCCGCGGACGAAGCGGTGGCTCCTGACGGCCCTGGGCGTGCTCGGCTCCCTCATCGCCGCCTACATCCTGGCCACCGCCGCCCTCAGTCCCGAGCCCCCGCTCATGGGCACCGCCGGAGGGGAGGCCCTTGTGGTGAGTACAGCATTGTCTCTTAAGCCTCGGTGACTGGGGCTATACACCGCGTTGACAGAtaatcgtattcaccacatcgtctttattacttttaagcctcaaactctcgtacctacacaaataacggtagaaaattgaagttagcgttaaaactcctatttattgatgtttgtttatttgtttttgcattcgttattggtcagaaactacgaaaatgcaatgcgatgagtacgataatttggcaacgctggctaTACAGCTTAGTTCACCCGCCGCTAGAGTGCTTTAGCTGTCAGTTAACCTGCACGACACGGCACGTGTTAACACTAGGATAGCTTGGTGGGAAAGTATTTTCAACCACTAGCCTTCAAGTCTGTGCCATAATTAGTTTACTTACAGGAAATAAAACGACGTACGCTACAACAGACACCTACCAAAGTTGAGAATGAGGCACGGCTTACTGTTACCTATAGTATATTATAAGAAGGCGTCAGCTCTCTTGAATCACGACAGTCGAGGATGCTAATGTCATCCAAGCCTGCTCAACTATTCTTTGATTTTTCAGTTTCCATCACTTCCTGTCTAAACACGTTTTTGACAACCAGCTAATTTTCTATCTCAAAAAATCACTGTTGGGAGCGTGAAGGCCTTCCCTGATCAAGGCTTGGGCTAACGTGTTCATAATCACGGCACGCTTGTTTCTATTCGTGTAAGTAATGTCACCGTCAAATGTGTCTCATATTCTACAGACATTCATAATCCTCGTATATTTCCAAAAACTTGAACATTTCCTTAGCGTTCCACTTCCCGTGCATGTTTGCGTCCGGGTAATCTGATAACACACGGGGACAGGTGTGGGATTGTGGTCGATTTAGAGTCACATGAACGGAAAGTAGCTGGTAAAGTAGGCGGGTCATCAACTCGACTTGACACAATCCCGGCAAGTGGCAAGATTATTAACTATCCGTTGACACTGGACGAGTAGAAGGTTAGTTTACAGGCTGCTTGTTTCCGTTGATACTGGGCTAGTTTACAGGCTGCTTGTTTCCGTTGATACTGGGATAGTTTACAGGCTGCTTGTTTCCGTTGACACTGGGCTAGTTTACAGGCTGCTTGTTTCCGTTGACACTGGGATAGTTTACAGGCTGCTTGTTTCCGCTGATACTGGGCTAGTTTACAGGCTGCTTGTTTCCGTTGACACTGGGATAGTTTACGGGCTGCTTGTTTCCGCTGATACTGGGCTAGTTTACAGGCTGCTTGTTTCCGTTG from Eriocheir sinensis breed Jianghai 21 chromosome 20, ASM2467909v1, whole genome shotgun sequence includes the following:
- the LOC127001206 gene encoding solute carrier family 52, riboflavin transporter, member 3-B-like isoform X1, with protein sequence MAENSFNTAGLTQVSERTPLLRRLRMTGMVGVARRPLVDLLATVFGIGAWVAINGLWVELPLLVTYLPEGWTLPSYLSVIIQVANVGPIAYSIVRSLRPDQRPASVVYGVLALGCVASLLLALLWDKTSWVNGTEHSTALLSMVFLLALVDCTSSVLFLPYMAVWREIYLSSYLVGEGLSGLLPALMALGQGVGGNTKCANVTKFNETLNFNYTVMEPVPLNPRFSVTSFFFFLMAMMVASGLAFTLLEHLPTIRSERVVHTFSPSFSVTVLDASQSNAHLTSMPTVAKEKGGMSRSVYWLMLAGQTWACSLTNGVLPSIQSYSCGAYGNVAYHLAVTLSALANPAAALLSLVLPRTKRWLLTALGVLGSLIAAYILATAALSPEPPLMGTAGGEALVVIAWVSFTGVMTYVRVEIANQMREEGQRALFWCGAVTQVGSAIGAVTTFILVNVYELFTAYYPC
- the LOC127001206 gene encoding solute carrier family 52, riboflavin transporter, member 3-B-like isoform X2 — translated: MTGMVGVARRPLVDLLATVFGIGAWVAINGLWVELPLLVTYLPEGWTLPSYLSVIIQVANVGPIAYSIVRSLRPDQRPASVVYGVLALGCVASLLLALLWDKTSWVNGTEHSTALLSMVFLLALVDCTSSVLFLPYMAVWREIYLSSYLVGEGLSGLLPALMALGQGVGGNTKCANVTKFNETLNFNYTVMEPVPLNPRFSVTSFFFFLMAMMVASGLAFTLLEHLPTIRSERVVHTFSPSFSVTVLDASQSNAHLTSMPTVAKEKGGMSRSVYWLMLAGQTWACSLTNGVLPSIQSYSCGAYGNVAYHLAVTLSALANPAAALLSLVLPRTKRWLLTALGVLGSLIAAYILATAALSPEPPLMGTAGGEALVVIAWVSFTGVMTYVRVEIANQMREEGQRALFWCGAVTQVGSAIGAVTTFILVNVYELFTAYYPC